In Myripristis murdjan chromosome 5, fMyrMur1.1, whole genome shotgun sequence, the genomic stretch AACTCAGGTGGAAGTGGCAAAACAGGTGTGTGGCAATCAACCCTATTTATAGAGGTTCTGGGGCGTGTGCTGAAACCCCAGAACATGAATAACATAAGGGATGGAAACCCCAAAACATGAATGACACATACCTATCTCAGCTGGCCACTAACACTCCCACCAAATCATAAcatgattaaactgaaacaaaacaacagagttACTCATGTATGATTTCACAGCTGGCCACAAACTCTGCGGGTCAACATGTAACCAGTCAACATCATGTCTGATAAGAGTGTTTACCTTTTCAAACACATTAATCGCCTTCAAGTAAAAGTACTAATTTTTGAATAGGGCGTTCAATGATTGAGGGTTTTGAGGGAAAGTCCTTTTCCTTTGCTGACTTGCGCTGTCCCACTTGAACCTTGACCCGACGAACCAATCCATCAGATCCCTCTGCAGTTTGAACCACTCGACCCAAGTGCCACTCATTCCTTGGAAGAGTGTCCTCCTTGATTATGACAATATCATTAACTTTCATATTGCGCCGAGCAACATGCCATTTTTGTCTCAAAGAGAGATTCAGGAGATACTCCCTTTTCCATCTGCTCCAGAACTGTTCTGTTAAATATTGTACTCGACGCCATCTCCTTGTGGCATACACATCCTCCTTTACAAAGCTTCCTGGGGGCGGTAAAGCAACCTTGGACTTCATCAGGATAAGATGATTTGGAGTTAAGGGCTCAAGTAATTTTGGATCATTAATTCCATTAACATTAAGAGGACGGCTGTTTACAATTGCCATTGCTTCGTAGAACAGAGTTCTGAGTGATGCATCATCAAGTCTTCCTGCACACTGAGCAAGAGTAACATTTAAGACACTGGGGATGGTACGTATTTGCCGCTCCCAAATGCCACCTGCATGACTAGCTGATGGAGCAttaaacacaaactcacactgtTTGTCTGCCAGAAAGGCTTCAAGTGTCCTGATATCTAATTTCTTGAGAGCCTCTTTGAACTCATTGCTGGCGCCAACAAAGTTTGTGCCCCGATCACAGCGAAGTTGAGAAACTGCTCCTCTCAAACTAATAAAACATCTTAAAGCGTTAATAAAGGCATCAGTGGATAAATCATCAAGCATTTCAATATGAACTGCACGAGAGGAAAGACATGTGATGATTAGACCATATCTCTTGATCTCTTTACGACCATTCTTTACAGCAAAGGGGCCAAAACAATCCATTCCACAGAATGTAAATGGAGCTGAGATTTCACAACGTTCCTTTGGGAGATCAGACATTTTTTGCTCTTCAGCTGGTCTTCTTTGCTTACGGCACTgaacacatttaaatatcaaCCTCGCAATTGTTTTGCTCCCACCTATCACCCAAAATCCATTTGCTCGTATCTCCATCATGGTTTGATTTCGGCCCTGGTGGCATACTTGACTGTGAAAGTGGGACAAAATCAACTTGGTGATATGACTGTCCTTTGGAAGAATAATGGGTTGCCTCTGCTCTTCACTGAGGATTGATCCTTTAAGTCTTCCACCAACACGAAGAAGTCCTTTCTCCAGAATGGGGCTGAGCCTAAAGAGTGGACTAGACTTAGGAAGACTGCATCCTTGAGGCTTTCCTTGAAGAAGTTTTAGCTCAGAAGAGAAGGCTTGTTGCTGTAATAGATGCAAAACTTCCTCAGCAGCTGCCTTGCGCTCTGCCACAGTCACAAGGTCAGTGTGTTTTAACTTTGAACCAAGCCTCTTTATTCTTGCAACCACTTTAAGAAGTGTGGTCCAAGAAGAAAACCTCTCCAGCCGACCCAGGATATCTGCTTGTTCACTGACTTGAGTTGCAAACACATGAACAGATTTGACCTCAGGGTCACCAACCAGGAGCCCAATAGAAGGTTTAGATGGTTGAGGAACCTCTGGTTCCCATAAAAACTTAGGACCAGATAACCAGCCAGCTGAAGGGATGTCTGTAGCATGAAGACCCCTGGAGgcaaaatcagcaggattttgTGTTGTGTCAACATAATGCCAGTTGTTTGGATCAGTTTTCTCTCTGATGAGTTGAACTCTATTtgcaacaaacacatgaaacctTCGTGCTTCATTGTTTATATATGCCAACACAACCTGAGAGTCTGTCCAAAAGCATTCCTTTTCTATTTTTAGCTGAAGCTCTTCCTTTAACATGACACTCATCCTGGCTGAAATTACTGCAGCTGTGAGTTCCAACCTTGGGATACTTGTGATCTTCAAGGGTGCAACCCTTGCCTTGGCCATGACCAGACTACAATGGATCTCATTTCGGTCGTTCTTGTATCTCAGGTAGGAGCATGAACCATATCCTCTACTACTAGCATCTGAAAAATGATGTAATTCAGTGCTTACAATGTGACCAAAGTTTGAAGGATGGTAACATCTGGGTATGGTGATATCCTTTAGTGTTTTGAGGCCATTTTTCCATTCCTCCCACCGTGAACTCAACTGCTTAGGTATCGGATCATCCCATCCTATGCCTTTGTGACACAGCTCCTGTAAAATGCACTTTCCACTCAGAGTGAAAGGAGCCATAAATCCAAGTGGATCGTACAAAGAGGCTAAGACAGACAAGAGGCCACGACGAGTTGCCGGGTGGTCTTTTACATTGATGTTGAAACTAAAGCAATCACTCGTCATTGACCACTGAATGCCAAGTACATGTCCTTGTGATGTCACCTCTGGATTCAGTCTTAGAGGATCCATTGTTTCTGCTCTTTCTGAAGGAGCCACACAGGAAAGAACATCTTTGTAGTTTGAGTTGAACTTGTGTAGTCTTAGGCCCGCATGATTACACAGCTTCTGTGCCTCAACAATCAGTTCTTTGGCCTCTTGAACAGTTGGAACACTAGTTAAGCCATCATCAACATAAAAATTCCTTTCAACAAAGTTGGATGCTGCAGGATAGAGGGCTTTGTATTGCTGCGCCAGATACTTCAGACCAAAGTTGGCACATCCAGGTGAGGAGGCGGCACCAAAGAGATGAACTGTCATCCGATATTCTCGCGGTTCACTATCCAACTTCCCGCCTTCCCACCAAAGAAACCTTAAGTAGTTGCGAGCTTCTGGGAAAACACGGAATTGATGGAACATTTTTTCAATGTCGCAAATTACAGCAACCTCCTCCCTTCTGAAACGACACAGAACTCCCACCAGTGAATTAATCAAATCAGGGCCCGTAAGTAAGGTGTCATTTAGTGAGATGCCATTAAACTTTGCTGAGCAATCAAACACAACTCTTAGCCTATTTGGCTTCCTTGGGTGGTACACACCATGGTGAGGAATGTACCATGCAGTTTCTCCCTCCGAAACTGCAGGGGCTAGCTCTGCATCACCTCTGCTGATCATTTCTTCCATAAAGGCAGTGTATTGGTCATGATAGTGCTTATTGGCAGATAACTTCCTTTTCAGGTGTTGCAGTCTAACAGTAGCTAGCCTTTTATTGTTTAACAGAGTTGGTGagctgtcatttttaaatgggAGGGGCATCTGATAGTGTCCATCCTCCTCTTGCTTGATATTATCACTCAAAAAATGTATGAACCGAACATCATCTTGAGACACATACTTGTCCTCATGGCTCCTTTCATTAAAATCTGACTCTAAAACCTTTAACACATCTGTAACAATAGGCACAGGCTGTTCTTTAACTGCAACACGATGCACAAAACTATGGCTCCcctgtctgtccatgtgagggttGGCGGACCCTATGATGCTCCAGCCAAGAGCAGTCCGCTGAGCGAAGGGTTCATTTGCACTACCTGTAATAACCTCTAGAGGAGCTAAGGCTGATGGGCAGTCGTAGCCAATGAGGAGTCCCACCTGACAATCTTGAAGAGGTGGTAACTCGTTGGCTAGATGGCTAAGGTGCGGCCACTGAAGTGCTGTGGTTTTGATAGGGATGTGGGATTTATCTACTGGTATGAAGTCACGTGTGTAAGCTTGCTGTATTTGAACGTGCACTTCAGAATTAAGTCCTCGAATTTGAAAACCACCGGTGATTTTACTATTTATGATGGTATCAACAGCTGTCATTGTGCTTAATTTAAGCTGTACTGGCTGAGTTTTCCCATTCAGTTCCAAAACTAAATCTTCCAAAATGAACGTGGAGTCGCTTTGTGTGTCAAGAAGGGCATAGGTGAGTACTTCTCTCCGGGGTTCTGTTGTTAAGGACAGAAGAACAGGAACGATACTGGATGTGgcagaggtatgttgagtcAAGACATGGGACATAACCTTTTGGACTTCATTGTTTACATGGTCCCCTGTGGCAACAGAGTCATTACATGCCATTTCTGCAGGTCTTATATTTTCTTGATGCAGGCAGGTGGGATGACGTCTACTGCAGGTGCTACAGGTGTGCCGCCTTTTACAGTCCTTGGCACTGTGCCCCTTTCTTAAGCATCCAAAGCATAAATGATGTTCATAAATGAAGGCTCTTTTCTCATCCATAGGTTTTGATGCAAAGGCTGGGCATGTAGCAATACCATGTGCTTCAATTTTGCAGACTAAACATGATGGCTTTGGTTTTAAGCTTTCTGGCATTGCTGAGGTGGAGCCTTTTATTTGAGTGCTTGTGTTGAATGTTTTAGCTCTCTTTGATAACCCTTCATCacttgttttcatatttatcaTGAAAGGGGAGGCAATGGGATTACAAGCAATTCTAGCTTCCTTTTGCATGAACTTTGTGAAATCTAGGAAGCTTGGATAATCACCAGATCGATCCAGCTCTTCAGCAACACTTCGACTCCATCTGTGCACCAACCACTCAGGCAGTTTCTTAAGAAGTTTGTGATTTTCTTCACAGTCATCAAGGATAGACAGGCCTTTAACATGTGGCATGGCTTCAGCACAGCCTTGAAGAAAATCTGCAAACTCTCTAAGTGCTCTTGGGTCATTAGCTACCTTGGGCCAGTTCATGAGTCTCTCCCTAAAGGCTCTCCGGACAATAAATGAACTGCCATACCTATCCTCTAAAACAGCCCAGGCACCTTGGTATGCATCCTCTGAGTTGCGATAAAAGAAGCCTTCCACAGCCTTACGTGCCTCTCCTGCTAGATAACTCTTCAAGTAGAGCATTTTCTCACTTACTGGGAGGGGCTTCTGATCAATAAGGGCCTTAAATGATACCCTCCAGTCTATGAACTTTAAGGGGTCACCTGTGAAAATTGATGGCTCTGGAACAGGCAAACGGCTTAAACTGAAGGCATTTGTCATAGCTTGAGTCAAAATGGCTTCTTGAACAACACTGGCATCTTCCTCAGTTGGTTTTGGAAGTGTTGCATGCTGAGGCACGAAAGGTGTAGCTAGCAGACTTGGGAAAGGTTTGTAATCAGTGTTAAGGCTGTCAAGAGCAACTTTGTCAGTCGCTTCATCACAGTCTCCAGATACATCAAAATTGTTGTATGCCCTCACACGTGCCTTCGCAACCTTGACTTCGCTGTCAGCTTGCAGCTGTTGTAACTTTGATTTTTCCTCATCcagctttaatttcatttcagccTCCTTTTTGTTAATTTCTGCCAGCATTTCTGTTTGCTTTAGTTTCCATTCAGTCTCCAGTTTCTCCAGCTTAGCTTGTTGAGCATGCAGAGTTTGAATAACTTTTGATTGTTCCACTTTGGCTGCAAGTTCAGCCTCTGCATCTGCTCGTTTACTGGAGGACCTGGAGATGGCACTGACTCGATCATCAGATCCTTTAAGAGACAGTGAAACCACCGTTTCTGTATTGGTTTTCCCAAAGACAGATCCATATTCCCTTTTATTTAGCTGCATCCTTACTCTCTCCTTTTCAAGGCAGTCATTGAAAGTCATTTCAACACTCTCCATTCGTTTATTAACAAGATCACAAATCTCAGATGACAAAGTGCTGCATGCATCCATTTTCTTGACCACATCTGGAGTGCTTGTAAGATTGCGTCTAATTGACTCATAATGCTGGCACACTTTGTCATGTTTAGATTTAATGTCTCTTTGAATTTCCTCAAGATCCTCTGGTGAGCAGAAAATCTTTAGTTTGGCTCTTATTTCCTTAGCTGCAAGTCTCCAAGCCTCATATGCCTTACTAAAagctttctcctttttctttagtTCTTGGATTTGCAACTCCTGGcctttttctgttaattttcgCTCACGAGAGCTGGACCTTAACTGTTGAGTTTCAGGGGGATTCTGTATTTCTTCAGGAGGtgctaacattttttaaattttttttgactttgaagTGTTTGTCAGAACTCTGATTCGTGGTTTGAATGCTTTAAATCACAACTCTGATCAGACATTTACACCTTAGACACATCAAGGTTCATTAATGGCACCacgataaaataaaaacttgcatGAAATCCATCGTCAAAAGGTTCCTCTTTAAAATACCATTGATTTCAAGATTAAAAAGGCCTATATTGACCATTAAGTacacctttaatttttttttttttttaaaccaacaaTTTCAATTCAAACAAATGCAGGGAATCACCACACCTTCAGAGCATTAGTAAATTATTCAGGTTATGCCATTTAAATTTGTTAAATGTCCATTGTCTCATACAATAGAAATGAGCAGATAGCGTCAAATGCTCAACCTTTACTCAAAAACAGTTCAGTATCTCCGAGTGACTTTACCCTCAGCTACCAAAAGTCTCTCACTGTAGTTGTAGCATGCTGAAGCCGCAGATGGATGATGGCACTCTGTAGAAGATGGCTCCCATGCAGCGCCGAGTTTCACTGTAGCGACCCTTGGTATCAATAAGGAGGCGTAGAGCTCAACTGGTACAAATTTTATTTCCTCATGAGCACCGTGAAACTAAAAAACACAtagcaaaatattaatttcGCATATTAAAAAAGGTCTtcatataatttcatttcaacagTCAAATATAGCACAACTACACTTAGTGCAAACAATTATATCaaagtaacaacaacaaaaaaaaacaaaatgctacacACCTCGCTTCGCCTACCAAGGGCGCAAAACTCCTCTCACACAAGTGGTGAGTAGCAACAGGCACATGAACTGCACTAGAACAAGAAAACACTCCACATGAATATACACCCCATTTAATATCAATAAAATAGCgtaacaaacaaatcaaaacttacATGTGCTGCTTGCTGACCCTACCCAACATAACCTGCATCCTGTGGCAACTCAGGTGGAAGTGGCAAAACAGGTGTGTGGCAATCAACCCTATTTATAGAGGTTCTGGGGCGTGTGCTGAAACCCCAGAACATGAATAACATAAGGGATGGAAACCCCAAAACATGAATGACACATACCTATCTCAGCTGGCCACTAACAACTGTAATAAACCAGAATTGGTCTATAAGCCCATGAGACTTATAGGACATATGACTTGGTTAACATATTGTCTTGAACAATTGTCATTTTCAAGAATGGAAACATGAAAAAGGCTGTGAGTTTTGTTTATCCTGTTTAACAATTAAGTTATTATCCAATGATATACCGGCTGAGATAACAGGAACATTTTGTGCATCCCATCACAAGATAGAAAACCTTTTTGGAATCAGAGGTAGTGAcaatattcatattcaaatgGATGCATtacaataactaaaataaatgacttgttattgttgttatttgtgatctccaccactagatggcagcatcCTCCGCtgctcagacagcagcaggcCTGCAGCAGCAGGAATATGAAGGATTTCATCATCTTTACTCCACAAACGCTGTGTCCAAATAGCAAAATAAGAGATTTTGCTTTTTGAActtttaaacacatttgaagGCAAAGTTGACCAACTGTGGAAAatgaatttacattttacagttttggCATTGAGCTGATTGACTTTGCACAGTGCACAGTACAGATCATCAACAGTACTTAAAGGTTgaattcaaaatgtttcatcatGACAGACAATAAAGCTATCTGACTTtcaaatgtctaaaatgtgattaaaaccaaaatgaattTCAGTCAAAAGTCTGAAAGCGTAATGTATGGAAGTTTAATGCACTCACTTaatgaggaaaatgaggaaaaaaaaaatcatggtatttttttccatttttttttttctaaattaattgggtaaaaaaaaaaaaaaaaaaaaaaaatcccatacaAGTCTTTTCCCAGAATTCTGTGATAATTACATCCTTAATTAATACAAACAGAGCAAACTTAGAAACACTCCACATCTCAGTCTCACTCGCAGCTGCAGAGGAACTCCTCGATGAGAAGGAAGTGATAAAAACAAGATGCCCTCGTCTCTCACCACCAGGAAACAGCTGttcctcctccatgctgctgCGCGGGAAAGTTTACTCTTCAGGGGGCGCTTCCTgtcatcacacactcacaggatGTGACAGGATGTGACAGGATTTAATGGGATCTAACATGATGTACCAGGATGTGTAGGAATGTAACAGGATGTATCAGGATGTAACGAGGTGTAACGGGATGAAACGGGCTGTAACAGGGTGTATCGAGATGCAACCGGATGTAACTGGATATAATAGGTGCTAATGGGTTGTAACAGGATGTAACTGGATGTATGGAGATGTAATGGCATGTATCAGGATGTAATGGGATGTAAATGGATGTAATAGGATGTACCGGGATGCAACAAGAGGTACTGGGATGTAACAGGACGTATCAAGATGTAACAGGATGTCCCGGGATGCAACAGGAGCTACTGGGATGTATTGGGATGTAATGGGATGTCCCAGAATGTCCCAGAATGTAACGAGATGTATAGGGATGTAACAGGAGGTACTGGGATGTAACGGGACGTATCAAGAtgtaacagaatgtaaacagatGTAATGGGATGTCCCAGGATGTAACGGGATGTAACTGGACATAACAGGATCTATTGGGATGTAACAGGATGTAATGGAATGAAACAGGATATAACGGGATGTAAAAAGATATATCGGGATGTGACGGGATCTGATGGCATGTAGCAGGTTGTAACAGGATGTAACTGGATGTAATGAGATCTAATGGGATGTAAAAGGAAGTAACACGATATAACAGGATGTAATGGGATGCAAGCGAATGTAACAGGATGTACTCACAGAAGCACATGTGGGAATGAAGCGATAAACAAGACACAGCACTCTGGTTCTTGTCAACataaagacaaaatcaaatctaTTGTGGAACCTGGTATTGCTAGATGATGTGTAGATCTTTTATTGATTATTAGTCAAGGATCAGCATGCATGATAAACATTTCATTGTAAACATCACATAcccataatttaaaaaatcatctctTGCTTGGATGTATGGCTCATAaggccaaaatgtaaaaatcactGCCGTCTGCAGCATTATTGTGCAATAATATTGAGCACCACAGTATTATTGGATCAGGACTTGCTGCTGATACACATCAATAATAGAtcaatgaaacagaaaattagtCCAACATGCAGACAGTGAAACTTCACCCAACTAAAGCatagtgctatttatttatctatttattcaaaCTCTTTGAAACTAAACATGCACGTCACACCTCATATTAATTCACCATTCACCAAAGAATAATTACCAGTCGCATACCAACACTGCCCCTTACAACCAAACCATCAAACCTGTCACAGAAGCAGCAAAAATCAATACCTGCATCTGTTATACAAACTTCATGCATGCAGAACAAACACACCTTTCTTCTCAttgatttcaaatgaaaactgaCCTTTGGTGTGGCGTTGGGTTGTACACTTTCCTGAGAGTGATACGAGTCCACAACCAAACACTACACCAAAGGTCcgtttttcctttaaatttactGAGAACAAAGACATGTTGTATGTCCCGCATGGACggagtatgaaaaaaaatgttttttttaaagggctatttaggtcgtcaacaaagaaacataaagtacctgacacaaactttggtaacaattttagttataataattttgtggaggtttaaactgctggggtcaaactgaccccaaacataaaagatgttcgtaaatttgaacataacaggagggttaaacgaTCACAATTTCAATATTGAGcaaaataattgtgattttaatatttgcctttttttttttgcctcactagaaaaaaactgaattccaCCAACTGATTAATAAGTGTATTGTACCATGGCCTGAGTAaatactcttttctgattggccggcaggtgtgtgttaaaactgtgtgctgtgtgtcgtCTGGCTCAAGTTTAATCACCGTGCTAAACTCATCTGCTACAAAAAACCGTCTGTGCTTGGTCTTTAGATTTGTTTCTGCGTTTTCAAAAGAGAATAATGTGACCCTAAAGTACGTGCTGCTCAATCTGTTTAATTTCATTCacgactgaaaaacaaaaatcaggtGGTCTGGCCCTGGCTTTCACAGTTAATtcgattcagaggcttttgGCTGGACGTCGATGATGCAGCTGCCCTTGATGTCTCTGAACAGCGAGCTGTCGAAGTCGACCAGCAGAGTCTTCTTTCCGACCTTGTGGGGAGCGAAGTCGACGGTGAACCGTGCCTGGTGGTCAGGCTCCAGCTCTGCCAACCTGTTGGCGACACAAGACATGAAAAACTGGGAAAGACTGGCAGACGTTAACCAGACgttggactaaaaaaaaaaaaaaaaaaaaaaaaacatgaaatcacagaataaatacacacaacatgcatAAAATACACCCTGCTCACACAGTGGGAAGCCCTTGTGCTCTGGATTAGTATTCCCA encodes the following:
- the LOC115359413 gene encoding uncharacterized protein LOC115359413: MTAVDTIINSKITGGFQIRGLNSEVHVQIQQAYTRDFIPVDKSHIPIKTTALQWPHLSHLANELPPLQDCQVGLLIGYDCPSALAPLEVITGSANEPFAQRTALGWSIIGSANPHMDRQGSHSFVHRVAVKEQPVPIVTDVLKVLESDFNERSHEDKYVSQDDVRFIHFLSDNIKQEEDGHYQMPLPFKNDSSPTLLNNKRLATVRLQHLKRKLSANKHYHDQYTAFMEEMISRGDAELAPAVSEGETAWYIPHHGVYHPRKPNRLRVVFDCSAKFNGISLNDTLLTGPDLINSLVGVLCRFRREEVAVICDIEKMFHQFRVFPEARNYLRFLWWEGGKLDSEPREYRMTVHLFGAASSPGCANFGLKYLAQQYKALYPAASNFVERNFYVDDGLTSVPTVQEAKELIVEAQKLCNHAGLRLHKFNSNYKDVLSCVAPSERAETMDPLRLNPEVTSQGHVLGIQWSMTSDCFSFNINVKDHPATRRGLLSVLASLYDPLGFMAPFTLSGKCILQELCHKGIGWDDPIPKQLSSRWEEWKNGLKTLKDITIPRCYHPSNFGHIVSTELHHFSDASSRGYGSCSYLRYKNDRNEIHCSLVMAKARVAPLKITSIPRLELTAAVISARMSVMLKEELQLKIEKECFWTDSQVVLAYINNEARRFHVFVANRVQLIREKTDPNNWHYVDTTQNPADFASRGLHATDIPSAGWLSGPKFLWEPEVPQPSKPSIGLLVGDPEVKSVHVFATQVSEQADILGRLERFSSWTTLLKVVARIKRLGSKLKHTDLVTVAERKAAAEEVLHLLQQQAFSSELKLLQGKPQGCSLPKSSPLFRLSPILEKGLLRVGGRLKGSILSEEQRQPIILPKDSHITKLILSHFHSQVCHQGRNQTMMEIRANGFWVIGGSKTIARLIFKCVQCRKQRRPAEEQKMSDLPKERCEISAPFTFCGMDCFGPFAVKNGRKEIKRYGLIITCLSSRAVHIEMLDDLSTDAFINALRCFISLRGAVSQLRCDRGTNFVGASNEFKEALKKLDIRTLEAFLADKQCEFVFNAPSASHAGGIWERQIRTIPSVLNVTLAQCAGRLDDASLRTLFYEAMAIVNSRPLNVNGINDPKLLEPLTPNHLILMKSKVALPPPGSFVKEDVYATRRWRRVQYLTEQFWSRWKREYLLNLSLRQKWHVARRNMKVNDIVIIKEDTLPRNEWHLGRVVQTAEGSDGLVRRVKVQVGQRKSAKEKDFPSKPSIIERPIQKLVLLLEGD